One Ethanoligenens harbinense YUAN-3 genomic window carries:
- the prmA gene encoding 50S ribosomal protein L11 methyltransferase — translation MDYTQVTIYSTHAGEEAVTARLCLLGITGVEIEDETDFNEFLENNRQYWDYVDNELREKMAGETKIKAYLPVLTAPQTVQAIRQEMDAMRAQDGAHAYGRLTLETVHVSEEDWANNWKKYFKPTPVGNVLIRPAWEPLSEEVQGYTVFSINPGMTFGTGTHETTRLCVQAAQRYVRKGAQVLDLGCGSGILSLISLLLGAEKATAVDIDPIARDTVLENAALNGIPEEVLEVYTGDVLTDDMLRARVGAGYDLVFANIVADVIIGLAPFIARVLASDGVLVTSGIIEGRRDEVAQALAGHRLFPVEEDEEKGWHCLCCKKG, via the coding sequence TCTACAGTACGCATGCGGGCGAGGAGGCCGTCACGGCAAGGCTCTGCCTGCTCGGCATCACCGGTGTGGAGATCGAGGACGAAACCGATTTCAACGAGTTTCTGGAGAACAACCGGCAATACTGGGACTATGTGGACAACGAGCTGCGTGAAAAAATGGCGGGCGAGACCAAAATCAAAGCGTATCTGCCGGTTCTCACGGCACCGCAGACGGTGCAGGCCATCCGGCAGGAGATGGACGCCATGCGCGCGCAGGACGGCGCGCATGCCTACGGCCGGCTGACATTGGAAACGGTCCATGTTTCGGAAGAGGACTGGGCCAATAACTGGAAGAAGTATTTCAAACCCACGCCGGTAGGCAATGTGCTCATCCGGCCCGCATGGGAGCCGCTCTCGGAGGAGGTGCAGGGCTATACGGTCTTTTCCATCAATCCCGGCATGACGTTTGGCACCGGCACGCATGAGACCACCCGTCTCTGTGTGCAGGCGGCGCAGCGCTATGTCCGCAAGGGCGCGCAGGTGCTCGACCTCGGGTGCGGCAGCGGCATTCTTTCGCTTATCTCCCTGTTGCTCGGCGCGGAGAAAGCCACGGCGGTGGATATCGACCCCATCGCGCGGGACACGGTGCTTGAAAACGCGGCGCTCAACGGCATTCCCGAGGAGGTGCTGGAGGTCTATACGGGTGATGTGCTGACCGACGACATGCTTCGCGCGCGTGTGGGCGCGGGGTACGATCTGGTGTTTGCCAACATCGTGGCGGACGTCATCATCGGGCTGGCGCCGTTCATCGCGCGGGTGCTGGCGTCGGACGGCGTGCTCGTCACCTCCGGCATCATCGAGGGTCGGCGGGACGAGGTGGCGCAGGCGCTGGCCGGGCACCGGCTGTTCCCCGTGGAGGAAGACGAGGAAAAAGGCTGGCACTGCCTGTGCTGCAAAAAGGGGTGA
- a CDS encoding 16S rRNA (uracil(1498)-N(3))-methyltransferase, giving the protein MPRFFTQDVDETHGCITGADAAHIARVLRMRPGDKLTVCDLAGSDYLCEILSAAPDAVELRVLEKRPTIAEPSVHVTLFQGLPKADKMELIVQKSVELGVSRVVPVLTARCVSRPDRATLAKKTARWQKIAAEAAKQSGRGRLPVVGEAVDFSAAARELAGMERGVLFYEKGGDAHLGVWNGVREIGVCIGPEGGFADEEVALAGELGVRVCTLGPRILRTETAPLCVLSVIMYATGNL; this is encoded by the coding sequence ATGCCGCGTTTTTTCACGCAGGATGTGGACGAAACACACGGATGCATCACCGGTGCGGATGCCGCGCATATCGCGCGGGTGCTGCGCATGCGGCCGGGTGACAAACTGACGGTCTGCGATCTGGCGGGGAGCGACTACCTTTGCGAAATTCTGTCCGCTGCGCCAGACGCGGTGGAGCTGCGCGTGCTGGAGAAGCGGCCCACCATCGCCGAACCGAGCGTGCATGTCACGCTGTTTCAGGGGCTGCCCAAAGCGGACAAGATGGAACTGATCGTGCAGAAATCCGTGGAGCTCGGCGTGAGCCGCGTCGTGCCCGTGCTGACGGCGCGCTGTGTCTCCCGCCCGGACAGGGCCACGCTGGCCAAAAAGACGGCCCGCTGGCAGAAGATCGCCGCCGAGGCGGCCAAGCAGAGCGGACGTGGGCGGCTGCCGGTGGTGGGCGAAGCGGTGGATTTTTCCGCGGCCGCCCGGGAACTGGCCGGTATGGAGCGCGGCGTGCTGTTTTATGAAAAGGGCGGTGATGCGCATCTCGGCGTATGGAACGGCGTGCGGGAGATCGGCGTCTGCATCGGACCGGAAGGCGGCTTTGCAGATGAGGAAGTCGCGCTGGCGGGGGAACTGGGTGTGCGCGTCTGCACGCTGGGGCCGCGCATCCTGCGCACCGAAACGGCGCCGCTCTGCGTGCTGTCGGTCATCATGTACGCCACAGGCAACCTGTAA